The Arachis ipaensis cultivar K30076 chromosome B07, Araip1.1, whole genome shotgun sequence genome includes a window with the following:
- the LOC107607235 gene encoding uncharacterized protein LOC107607235 yields METGKFLGFMITQRGVEANPDKCKAVLKMTSPGCIKDVQRLTRKLTALSRFLGASAERAIPFFNLMKKGITFEWTPACEEAFSHFKKILSEPSVLSKPREGEPLYLYLAVTTQAIAAVLVREEDKTQRPIYFISKVLKGAELEYTKLEKLAYALLTSSRRLTQYFQGHVIILRTDQAIRQVLQKPDLVGRMMAWAIELSQYDLQYEPRQTIKAQAMADFLVEVTWEAPDVPNTRWKLHAEYEALIGGLILAKEVGASRVEVNNDSQIVTSQINGSYQAKDALLQKYLEKVKELCKSFEEIIIQHVPRERNARADLLSKLESTKPGTGNRSLIQGLATEPAIIMCAAQIPNPSSWIGPILRYLEHGETPENEKEAQTTRREASKYVILQGQLYKRGLHQPLLKWLRSDQTDYVLNEVHEGCCGHHIGGRSLA; encoded by the exons ATGGAAACAGGGAAATTCTTAGGGTTCATGATAACACAAAGAGGGGTAGAGGCCAACCCAGACAAATGCAAAGCCGTCCTCAAAATGACAAGCCCTGGGTGCATCAAAGACGTGCAACGACTCACCAGGAAACTCACGGCTCTATCCCGGTTCCTCGGTGCCTCGGCAGAAAGGGCCATCCCATTCTTCAACCTAATGAAGAAAGGGATCACCTTCGAGTGGACCCCAGCGTGCGAAGAAGCGTTCAGCCACTTCAAAAAGATACTCTCAGAACCTTCCGTACTCAGCAAGCCTAGAGAAGGGGAGCCCCTGTACTTATACCTAGCTGTAACCACACAAGCAATTGCAGCAGTCCTTGTCCGAGAAGAAGACAAGACTCAACGCCcaatatacttcatcagtaaagtacTCAAAGGGGCGGAGTTGGAGTACACTAAGTTGGAAAAGTTGGCCTACGCCCTACTGACCTCATCCAGAAGACTAACACAGTACTTCCAAGGGCACGTGATCATCTTGAGAACCGACCAAGCCATTCGCCAAGTCCTCCAGAAACCTGACCTCGTGGGAAGAATGATGGCATGGGCAATAGAGTTGTCCCAATACGATTTGCAATACGAACCCAGGCAGACAATCAAAGCCCAAGCCATGGCAGATTTTCTGGTAGAGGTCACATGGGAGGCTCCCGACGTACCAAACACGCGGTGGAAGCTCCAT GCAGAGTATGAGGCTCTGATAGGAGGGTTAATATTAGCCAAAGAGGTCGGAGCATCAAGGGTGGAAGTCAATAACGACTCCCAGATCGTCACCTCTCAGATAAACGgcagctaccaagccaaggacgcACTACTACAAAAATACCTGGAAAAGGTAAAAGAGCTATGCAAAAGCTTTGAGGAAATCATAATTCAGCATGTCCCTAGAGAAAGAAACGCCCGAGCCGACCTCCTTTCCAAACTAGAAAGCACCAAACCCGGGACGGGAAATAGATCTTTAATCCAAGGGCTAGCAACTGAACCTGCAATCATCATGTGCGCAGCCCAGATACCGAATCCTTCCTCATGGATAGGTCCTATCCTCCGATACCTGGAGCATGGCGAAACCCCCGAGAATGAAAAAGAAGCGCAGACCACCAGAAGAGAAGCCTCCAAATATGTGATCTTACAAGGACAGCTGTACAAACGAGGACTCCACCAACCCTTACTCAAATGGCTACGCTccgaccaaacggactacgtCCTGAACGAAGTCCATGAGGGCTGTTGTGGTCACCATATCGGGGGAAGATCGCTGGCATGA